In Primulina huaijiensis isolate GDHJ02 chromosome 6, ASM1229523v2, whole genome shotgun sequence, a single window of DNA contains:
- the LOC140978515 gene encoding uncharacterized protein isoform X3 — protein sequence MSDPIREREKYGRKKPKTGELGDEPSSFRSPWYLLNSFGHVPGVGFENFAENIWGEKASGDGGDEAEAELDPLMIFGSGIMMMILNKLDARSVARSRLVSREWLKVASSDIIWNPKEAPSYWRNLDPYWRGTGTMMRRYFHPDGSITADPDDPVWGGHESCYTVVTGLHDDGRIREHYVRVNRWPQMSVRRKEDWSWEISNHLHCYTSVPDADKHGTGPFFPLI from the exons ATGTCCGATCCAATTCGTGAACGGGAGAAATATGGAAGGAAGAAGCCCAAGACTGGGGAATTAGGAGATGAGCCGTCTAGTTTTCGTTCTCCCTGGTATTTATTGAATTCATTTGGGCACGTCCCTGGTGTAGGATTTGAGAATTTTGCTGAAAATATATGGGGAGAGAAGGCTTCAGGAGATGGCGGAGATGAGGCGGAGGCAGAGTTGGACCCTTTGATGATTTTTGGTTCGGGAATCATGATGATGATACTGAACAAACTTGACGCACGCAGCGTGGCACGATCACGGTTGGTTTCTCGGGAATGGCTGAAAGTTGCTTCCAGTGACATAATTTGGAATCCTAAG GAGGCTCCCAGTTACTGGCGAAACCTCGACCCCTACTGGCGAGGCACAGGAACTATGATGCGGCGGTACTTCCACCCTGATGGCAGCATAACCGCGGATCCTGATGACCCGGTGTGGGGAGGCCACGAATCTTGCTACACTGTTGTCACGGGTTTACATGACGATGGGCGGATAAGGGAACACTATGTAAGAGTAAATAGATGGCCCCAAATGTCTGTGAGGAGAAAAGAGGACTGGAGCTGGGAAATATCCAACCATTTACACTGCTACACCAGTGTCCCTGATGCTGATAAGCATGGCACAGGCCCTTTCTTTCCTCTGATCTGA
- the LOC140978515 gene encoding uncharacterized protein isoform X1 — MSDPIREREKYGRKKPKTGELGDEPSSFRSPWYLLNSFGHVPGVGFENFAENIWGEKASGDGGDEAEAELDPLMIFGSGIMMMILNKLDARSVARSRLVSREWLKVASSDIIWNPKCNELWLGKAHIPHILKAPGLSKLSAYSLSLMDSKHTRITRNDLCDHIWEFHFTEEAPSYWRNLDPYWRGTGTMMRRYFHPDGSITADPDDPVWGGHESCYTVVTGLHDDGRIREHYVRVNRWPQMSVRRKEDWSWEISNHLHCYTSVPDADKHGTGPFFPLI, encoded by the exons ATGTCCGATCCAATTCGTGAACGGGAGAAATATGGAAGGAAGAAGCCCAAGACTGGGGAATTAGGAGATGAGCCGTCTAGTTTTCGTTCTCCCTGGTATTTATTGAATTCATTTGGGCACGTCCCTGGTGTAGGATTTGAGAATTTTGCTGAAAATATATGGGGAGAGAAGGCTTCAGGAGATGGCGGAGATGAGGCGGAGGCAGAGTTGGACCCTTTGATGATTTTTGGTTCGGGAATCATGATGATGATACTGAACAAACTTGACGCACGCAGCGTGGCACGATCACGGTTGGTTTCTCGGGAATGGCTGAAAGTTGCTTCCAGTGACATAATTTGGAATCCTAAG TGTAATGAGTTATGGCTGGGGAAAGCACATATACCTCACATATTAAAAGCTCCAGGACTTTCAAAGTTGTCAGCTTACTCACTTTCTCTCATGGACAGTAAACAC ACCAGAATAACTCGGAATGATTTATGTGATCATATATGGGAATTTCATTTTACTGAG GAGGCTCCCAGTTACTGGCGAAACCTCGACCCCTACTGGCGAGGCACAGGAACTATGATGCGGCGGTACTTCCACCCTGATGGCAGCATAACCGCGGATCCTGATGACCCGGTGTGGGGAGGCCACGAATCTTGCTACACTGTTGTCACGGGTTTACATGACGATGGGCGGATAAGGGAACACTATGTAAGAGTAAATAGATGGCCCCAAATGTCTGTGAGGAGAAAAGAGGACTGGAGCTGGGAAATATCCAACCATTTACACTGCTACACCAGTGTCCCTGATGCTGATAAGCATGGCACAGGCCCTTTCTTTCCTCTGATCTGA
- the LOC140978515 gene encoding uncharacterized protein isoform X2 — MSDPIREREKYGRKKPKTGELGDEPSSFRSPWYLLNSFGHVPGVGFENFAENIWGEKASGDGGDEAEAELDPLMIFGSGIMMMILNKLDARSVARSRLVSREWLKVASSDIIWNPKCNELWLGKAHIPHILKAPGLSKLSAYSLSLMDSKHEAPSYWRNLDPYWRGTGTMMRRYFHPDGSITADPDDPVWGGHESCYTVVTGLHDDGRIREHYVRVNRWPQMSVRRKEDWSWEISNHLHCYTSVPDADKHGTGPFFPLI, encoded by the exons ATGTCCGATCCAATTCGTGAACGGGAGAAATATGGAAGGAAGAAGCCCAAGACTGGGGAATTAGGAGATGAGCCGTCTAGTTTTCGTTCTCCCTGGTATTTATTGAATTCATTTGGGCACGTCCCTGGTGTAGGATTTGAGAATTTTGCTGAAAATATATGGGGAGAGAAGGCTTCAGGAGATGGCGGAGATGAGGCGGAGGCAGAGTTGGACCCTTTGATGATTTTTGGTTCGGGAATCATGATGATGATACTGAACAAACTTGACGCACGCAGCGTGGCACGATCACGGTTGGTTTCTCGGGAATGGCTGAAAGTTGCTTCCAGTGACATAATTTGGAATCCTAAG TGTAATGAGTTATGGCTGGGGAAAGCACATATACCTCACATATTAAAAGCTCCAGGACTTTCAAAGTTGTCAGCTTACTCACTTTCTCTCATGGACAGTAAACAC GAGGCTCCCAGTTACTGGCGAAACCTCGACCCCTACTGGCGAGGCACAGGAACTATGATGCGGCGGTACTTCCACCCTGATGGCAGCATAACCGCGGATCCTGATGACCCGGTGTGGGGAGGCCACGAATCTTGCTACACTGTTGTCACGGGTTTACATGACGATGGGCGGATAAGGGAACACTATGTAAGAGTAAATAGATGGCCCCAAATGTCTGTGAGGAGAAAAGAGGACTGGAGCTGGGAAATATCCAACCATTTACACTGCTACACCAGTGTCCCTGATGCTGATAAGCATGGCACAGGCCCTTTCTTTCCTCTGATCTGA